One genomic region from Sulfurovum riftiae encodes:
- a CDS encoding putative bifunctional diguanylate cyclase/phosphodiesterase, with product MNRQNFYTFLQKHILLMIGLSLLPGLAYIGLAWLNGIAMPALVWYGLMLLVSWWGWSLYKEYRPEQMSSGDLKNWYLKLMVFFYIIFALWSLIFVLYANEVESRLHYIAIFTQLGAAVVASTLLISDKRLFFPVLVILMLPLVIYFSLIGEWYGYVLSIFSLILWGVLLYASDKSYQMLQKNYYQAQHDALTGLFNRRYFVDYMDHLIKRVQYSQKFAYILLIDLDHFKTINDTLGHEIGDKVLIEVARRIKDFCGKDHLISRLGGDEFTIISEEFEYMEHCREISHTFAKKLLQRLKEPYLIERHHLYLSASIGVNGIGHKSSEARHFIKEADIAMYEAKAQGRDGIIVFNEALAKRVEYHLELERRLYFALEHNEIDLRYQPQMNSSKELVGCEVLVRWRNDKFGFVPPAEFIGIAEKTGLIIELGHYIMEESFKTLQTWDAQGIELEQFSINLSVRQFFNSDFLNQVEALAEKYLSDRTRKKVVFEVTETILIEDMYKIIAIMNKLRRIGISFSLDDFGTGYSSLSSLRQMPIDELKVDRTFVSHINKYESDKLMITTILAMAKIFNLKTVAEGVENEEQFEFLKSNGCNLFQGFYFSKALEHRAFETFYLNNREQRQIEMNEEE from the coding sequence ATGAACCGACAAAATTTTTATACGTTTCTGCAAAAACATATTCTTCTTATGATAGGGCTTTCCCTGTTGCCCGGCCTGGCCTATATAGGATTGGCATGGCTTAACGGTATTGCCATGCCTGCACTTGTGTGGTATGGTTTGATGCTGCTTGTTTCCTGGTGGGGTTGGTCTTTGTATAAAGAGTACAGACCTGAACAGATGTCATCCGGAGATCTGAAGAACTGGTATCTGAAACTGATGGTTTTTTTCTATATTATTTTTGCATTGTGGAGTCTGATCTTCGTACTTTATGCCAATGAGGTCGAAAGCAGACTGCACTATATCGCCATATTTACCCAGTTGGGTGCTGCGGTTGTGGCTTCAACCCTGTTGATCTCGGACAAACGGCTCTTTTTCCCTGTGCTTGTGATCCTGATGCTGCCGCTGGTGATCTATTTTTCACTGATAGGGGAGTGGTATGGTTATGTCCTCTCCATTTTTTCTCTGATATTGTGGGGTGTACTGTTGTATGCTTCCGACAAGAGTTACCAAATGCTGCAGAAGAACTACTATCAGGCGCAGCATGATGCGCTCACCGGCCTTTTCAACCGCCGTTATTTCGTAGACTATATGGACCACCTGATCAAAAGAGTACAGTATTCCCAAAAATTCGCCTATATCCTCCTGATCGATCTGGACCACTTCAAGACCATCAATGATACACTCGGGCATGAGATCGGTGACAAAGTCCTCATAGAAGTGGCCAGGCGTATCAAGGATTTTTGCGGAAAGGATCATCTTATCTCCCGTCTCGGCGGGGATGAGTTCACCATTATCAGCGAAGAGTTCGAGTATATGGAACACTGCCGTGAGATCTCGCATACCTTTGCCAAGAAACTGCTTCAACGTTTGAAAGAACCCTACCTGATCGAGCGCCATCATCTCTATCTGAGTGCCAGTATCGGAGTGAACGGGATAGGACATAAATCTTCGGAAGCAAGACATTTCATCAAAGAAGCCGATATCGCCATGTATGAGGCAAAAGCTCAGGGACGTGACGGTATCATCGTTTTCAATGAGGCTTTGGCAAAGAGGGTAGAGTACCATCTTGAACTGGAGAGAAGACTCTATTTCGCGCTGGAACACAATGAGATAGACCTACGCTACCAACCGCAGATGAACAGTAGCAAAGAGCTTGTCGGATGTGAAGTGCTGGTACGCTGGAGAAATGACAAGTTCGGATTCGTACCGCCTGCCGAATTTATCGGTATCGCGGAAAAGACCGGGCTTATCATAGAGTTGGGACATTACATTATGGAAGAGTCCTTCAAAACCTTGCAGACGTGGGATGCACAGGGTATAGAACTGGAACAGTTCTCCATCAACCTCAGTGTACGCCAGTTTTTCAATTCGGACTTTTTGAACCAGGTGGAAGCACTTGCAGAGAAATATCTCAGTGACAGGACCAGAAAGAAGGTCGTGTTTGAAGTGACCGAGACGATACTGATCGAAGATATGTACAAGATCATTGCGATCATGAACAAACTCAGACGTATCGGGATCTCCTTCTCATTGGATGATTTCGGTACAGGGTACTCCTCTTTGAGCTCCCTGCGCCAGATGCCCATCGATGAGCTGAAGGTGGACCGTACCTTTGTCAGCCACATCAACAAGTACGAATCGGACAAACTGATGATCACCACGATCCTGGCGATGGCAAAGATATTCAATCTTAAAACAGTGGCCGAGGGGGTGGAGAACGAAGAGCAGTTCGAATTCCTTAAAAGTAACGGCTGTAATCTCTTCCAGGGCTTCTACTTTTCCAAAGCACTTGAACATCGGGCTTTTGAAACCTTTTATCTGAACAACAGAGAGCAGCGCCAGATAGAGATGAATGAGGAGGAGTAG
- a CDS encoding NupC/NupG family nucleoside CNT transporter yields MQVMMGLMGILVLLAIAVLFSNNRRAISLRTVGGALLLQSFVPAFVLLTDSGAAVLKSISAGVQTVIDSANAGISFLFGPLVSDKMFEVFSGNGFIFALKVLPVIIFFAALMSVLYHLNIMQWVIKVFGGGLHKMLGTSRTESMSAAANIFVGQTEAPLVVKPYIASMTRSELFAIMAGGLASVAGAVLVGYASMGIELDYLIAASFMAAPGGLLMAKILIPETEKPDEVFEEQIVEEMEEEAEAVNVLDAAAIGASSGLKLAANVGAMLLAFIALIALLNLMLGGIGGWFGHGEITMQMILGYLFAPIAYIIGIPWSEAVQAGSLLGQKLVINEFVAYIDFINMKDIFSEHSKAIITVALCGFANLSSIAILLGGLGVLAPSRRQDIAKLGLKAVLAGTLSNFMSATLVGIFLSLSGSAL; encoded by the coding sequence ATGCAGGTCATGATGGGGCTCATGGGAATCCTTGTACTCCTTGCCATCGCTGTACTCTTCTCGAACAACCGCCGGGCGATCAGCCTTCGTACCGTTGGCGGAGCCCTGCTGCTTCAATCTTTTGTACCTGCATTTGTCTTGCTGACCGATTCTGGAGCGGCAGTGCTCAAAAGTATCTCTGCCGGGGTACAGACCGTTATTGACTCTGCCAATGCCGGTATCTCTTTTCTTTTCGGGCCTCTGGTCAGCGATAAGATGTTCGAGGTCTTCTCCGGCAACGGCTTCATCTTTGCCTTAAAAGTCCTTCCTGTCATCATCTTCTTCGCTGCGCTGATGTCGGTGCTCTACCATCTCAATATCATGCAGTGGGTCATCAAGGTCTTTGGCGGCGGTCTGCACAAAATGCTTGGAACGAGCAGGACGGAGTCCATGTCCGCTGCTGCAAACATTTTCGTGGGGCAGACAGAGGCACCGCTGGTCGTCAAGCCATATATCGCTTCCATGACACGTTCCGAACTCTTTGCGATCATGGCAGGGGGGCTTGCTTCCGTAGCAGGAGCTGTACTGGTGGGGTATGCTTCCATGGGGATAGAGCTTGACTACCTGATAGCCGCTTCATTCATGGCTGCACCGGGTGGTCTTCTGATGGCCAAGATACTGATACCCGAAACGGAAAAGCCCGATGAGGTCTTTGAAGAACAGATCGTCGAAGAGATGGAAGAGGAGGCAGAAGCGGTCAATGTGCTCGATGCTGCAGCCATCGGTGCCTCTTCCGGGTTGAAACTGGCAGCCAATGTCGGTGCGATGCTTCTGGCCTTCATTGCACTCATAGCACTGCTTAACCTGATGCTTGGCGGCATCGGTGGGTGGTTCGGGCATGGAGAGATCACGATGCAGATGATACTTGGATATCTTTTTGCACCGATTGCCTACATTATCGGTATTCCCTGGAGTGAAGCGGTACAGGCAGGCAGTCTGCTGGGGCAAAAACTGGTCATCAACGAGTTCGTAGCCTATATCGACTTCATCAATATGAAAGATATATTCAGTGAACATTCCAAAGCGATCATCACCGTGGCACTCTGCGGTTTTGCAAATCTCTCCTCCATAGCCATTCTTCTGGGCGGTCTGGGAGTCCTGGCACCCAGCAGAAGGCAGGATATTGCAAAACTCGGACTCAAAGCGGTGTTGGCAGGAACACTTTCAAATTTCATGTCAGCGACGCTGGTAGGGATCTTCCTAAGCCTGTCAGGCTCAGCACTTTAA
- the deoC gene encoding deoxyribose-phosphate aldolase has protein sequence MTALQHAAKEAIALMDLTTLNEDDTEEKVIKLCRQAHTAAGDTAAVCIYPRFVPVAKKTLQEQGTPHIRVATVTNFPHGGDDVMAAVTETKAAVACGADEVDVVFPYRALMSGNETVGYTLVKACKEACGDVLLKVIIESGELKSPELIQKASEVCIDAGADFIKTSTGKVPVNATLEAAEIMLKVIEKKNRNTGFKAAGGVRDAQTAKAYIDLAKEILGEEWVNASHFRFGASSLLNALLAVLDLGSETESEGY, from the coding sequence ATGACAGCATTACAGCATGCAGCAAAAGAGGCAATAGCCCTGATGGACCTGACCACGCTCAATGAGGACGATACTGAGGAAAAGGTGATCAAGCTCTGCCGTCAGGCACATACCGCAGCAGGCGATACGGCAGCGGTCTGCATCTACCCGCGTTTTGTTCCTGTGGCAAAAAAGACCCTGCAGGAACAGGGTACACCGCATATCAGAGTGGCGACCGTGACCAATTTCCCCCATGGAGGCGATGATGTCATGGCTGCAGTAACGGAGACCAAAGCAGCCGTGGCCTGCGGAGCGGATGAGGTCGATGTGGTCTTCCCCTACAGGGCACTCATGAGCGGTAACGAAACCGTCGGTTATACACTGGTGAAGGCATGTAAAGAAGCCTGCGGGGATGTGCTGCTAAAAGTCATTATAGAATCCGGGGAACTCAAAAGTCCTGAGCTTATTCAAAAAGCATCCGAGGTCTGCATCGATGCGGGTGCGGATTTCATAAAGACTTCTACAGGAAAGGTACCTGTTAATGCTACACTGGAAGCGGCAGAGATCATGTTGAAGGTGATCGAGAAGAAAAACAGAAATACAGGTTTCAAAGCTGCAGGCGGAGTGAGAGATGCCCAAACGGCCAAAGCCTACATTGACCTTGCAAAAGAGATATTGGGCGAGGAGTGGGTGAATGCAAGCCATTTCCGTTTTGGTGCCTCCAGCCTTCTGAACGCTCTTTTGGCCGTTTTGGACCTTGGAAGCGAAACAGAGAGTGAAGGATACTGA
- a CDS encoding phosphopentomutase, producing MMRRTVILLLDSFGLGGAEDADRFVGETAEGETFTDMFSNTLGHIAQACFEGKAEKGRSGPLDISSLNRLGIGRACLESSGFFPPGLDESVEPVAAYGYAKERSTGKDTTSGHWEITGVPVKFEWGYFKDKQNSFPPELLDELIERGGIPGVLGNCHASGTTILQELGEEHMATGKPIVYTSADSVFQIACHEETFGLERLYELCILARELVDKYNIARVIARPFIGTDKSNFKRTGNRHDYSVPPPKPTLLEKMKEVGGEVVSVGKISDIFATQGITKAVKATGLEVLFDASLEALNEAGDQTIIFTNFVNFDADFGHRRDVSGYAAALEYFDRRLPEMILSLEDDDLLVLTADHGCDPTWKGTDHTREHIPVIFYGKHVKAGFVGGRESFADIGQTIAEYHGLEPLDAGESFYSEIKL from the coding sequence CTGATGAGACGTACGGTCATACTGCTCCTGGATTCATTCGGGCTTGGCGGTGCGGAAGATGCTGACAGGTTCGTAGGAGAGACGGCAGAAGGAGAAACGTTCACTGATATGTTCTCCAATACGCTTGGGCATATTGCCCAGGCATGTTTTGAAGGAAAGGCAGAAAAGGGGCGCAGCGGTCCCCTGGACATTTCCAGTCTGAATAGACTCGGGATTGGTCGTGCCTGTCTTGAGAGTTCTGGTTTCTTCCCTCCCGGACTGGATGAATCGGTGGAGCCTGTGGCTGCCTATGGCTATGCCAAAGAACGTTCTACGGGGAAAGATACCACAAGCGGGCACTGGGAGATCACCGGTGTGCCGGTTAAGTTCGAATGGGGTTACTTTAAGGACAAACAAAACAGTTTTCCTCCTGAACTGCTCGACGAGCTCATAGAGCGGGGAGGGATTCCCGGTGTGCTTGGAAACTGCCACGCTTCGGGTACGACGATCCTGCAGGAGCTTGGCGAAGAGCATATGGCTACGGGCAAACCCATTGTCTATACCTCTGCGGATTCCGTCTTCCAGATCGCCTGCCATGAAGAGACCTTCGGTCTGGAGCGGCTCTATGAGCTCTGCATTCTTGCACGTGAATTGGTGGACAAATACAATATTGCCAGAGTGATCGCGCGGCCTTTCATCGGTACAGATAAAAGCAATTTCAAACGTACAGGGAACCGGCATGACTATTCCGTACCTCCACCGAAGCCTACACTGCTTGAGAAAATGAAAGAGGTAGGAGGAGAGGTCGTAAGCGTTGGGAAGATCTCCGATATCTTCGCGACACAGGGTATTACCAAAGCAGTCAAGGCAACCGGTCTTGAAGTACTCTTCGATGCAAGTTTGGAGGCACTGAATGAGGCGGGAGACCAGACGATCATCTTTACCAACTTCGTGAATTTCGATGCCGATTTTGGGCATAGACGTGATGTTTCGGGCTATGCTGCCGCATTGGAATATTTTGACAGGCGTTTGCCGGAGATGATCCTCTCGCTTGAAGATGACGACCTGCTCGTGCTGACCGCGGACCACGGCTGCGACCCGACATGGAAGGGAACGGACCATACGCGTGAACATATTCCTGTCATCTTCTACGGAAAGCATGTCAAAGCCGGTTTTGTAGGCGGGCGGGAGAGTTTTGCTGACATAGGCCAGACCATCGCAGAATATCACGGACTTGAACCCCTGGATGCAGGAGAGAGTTTTTACTCAGAGATCAAATTATAA
- the deoD gene encoding purine-nucleoside phosphorylase, with the protein MATPHINAERGDFARTVLLPGDPLRAKYIADTFLEDVRQVNDVRNMLGFTGTYKGKEVSVMGSGMGIPSCSIYAKELITEFGVENIIRVGSCGAVSPEVKVRDVIIGMGASTDSKVNRMRFAGHDFAALADYGLLRKAVDAADAAGINVKVGNIFSADLFYTPAPEMFDTMEKYNILGVEMEAAGLYGVAAEFGAKALAILTVSDHIRTGEVTTSEERQSSFNEMIVVALDSLLDQ; encoded by the coding sequence ATGGCTACACCACATATCAATGCAGAACGGGGAGATTTTGCCAGGACGGTCCTGCTTCCCGGAGACCCGCTGAGGGCCAAATACATTGCCGATACTTTTCTGGAAGATGTCCGACAGGTGAACGATGTTCGCAATATGCTGGGTTTTACCGGAACCTACAAAGGCAAAGAGGTCTCCGTGATGGGATCGGGAATGGGGATCCCCTCTTGTTCCATCTATGCCAAAGAGCTCATTACCGAGTTCGGGGTGGAGAACATCATTCGTGTGGGAAGCTGCGGTGCGGTGAGTCCGGAGGTGAAAGTGCGTGATGTCATCATCGGTATGGGGGCTTCCACCGATTCCAAGGTGAACCGTATGCGTTTTGCCGGCCATGATTTTGCAGCACTGGCCGACTACGGACTGCTTCGCAAAGCGGTCGATGCAGCCGATGCAGCCGGCATCAATGTTAAGGTCGGCAATATCTTCTCGGCCGATCTGTTCTACACGCCTGCACCCGAAATGTTCGATACGATGGAAAAGTACAATATCCTCGGTGTGGAGATGGAAGCGGCAGGTCTCTACGGTGTGGCTGCAGAGTTTGGTGCCAAAGCATTGGCCATACTGACCGTCTCAGACCATATCAGAACAGGGGAGGTCACGACATCCGAGGAACGGCAGAGTTCGTTCAACGAGATGATTGTCGTGGCGCTCGATTCACTTCTGGACCAATAG
- a CDS encoding outer membrane protein OmpK — translation MKRGSLHALIAVFLLLSLPLQAEDPEVMHQLSEVHETGKKVKSKEFLTPNYIFWDISMNYLDWSSGTEQRAKGKTDFSDFVYLELEGGAGWDWGEFYFFADLENPTKSWDNVPTDDRRVVIKPILDVKLGETGLYIHLQDYFLKSKTFFVNNLVPGIAYKYSIECFWIRPFIGPHFQESTFYDGFNGWMAGWVFAYDFRISGQKFSLTNWHEFEWGRDEEHYLYEGEPVGDGRSHGVQGALALWWMPIKEITAGVQYRYNNYKLGLDAYATALIYSLKYNF, via the coding sequence ATGAAAAGAGGATCACTGCATGCACTCATAGCCGTTTTCCTGCTCCTGTCGCTGCCGCTTCAGGCGGAAGACCCGGAAGTGATGCACCAGCTCTCTGAAGTACATGAAACGGGAAAAAAAGTGAAGAGTAAAGAATTCCTTACACCCAACTACATCTTCTGGGATATTTCCATGAACTATCTGGACTGGAGCAGCGGTACGGAACAGCGGGCGAAAGGAAAAACGGATTTCTCCGATTTCGTCTATCTGGAGCTTGAAGGCGGTGCAGGCTGGGACTGGGGAGAGTTCTACTTTTTTGCAGACCTGGAGAACCCGACGAAAAGCTGGGATAATGTGCCCACAGATGACAGGCGTGTTGTTATAAAACCTATTCTCGATGTCAAACTTGGAGAGACAGGTCTCTATATTCATTTGCAAGACTATTTCCTGAAATCGAAGACCTTCTTTGTAAACAATCTTGTACCCGGTATTGCATACAAATACAGTATTGAGTGTTTCTGGATACGTCCGTTCATCGGCCCGCATTTTCAGGAGAGTACCTTTTATGACGGCTTCAACGGCTGGATGGCCGGATGGGTCTTCGCATATGATTTCAGGATATCCGGGCAGAAATTCTCTCTGACCAACTGGCATGAATTTGAATGGGGACGTGATGAAGAGCACTACCTCTATGAGGGTGAGCCGGTCGGTGACGGGCGCAGTCACGGTGTACAGGGTGCGCTTGCACTATGGTGGATGCCCATAAAAGAGATCACGGCAGGGGTACAGTACCGCTACAACAATTACAAACTGGGGCTGGATGCGTATGCGACCGCGCTGATCTATTCGCTCAAATATAATTTTTAA
- the deoA gene encoding thymidine phosphorylase, with protein MYLPQEIIRRKRDGKVLSAEEIAFFVKGIADESISEGQVAAFAMAVYFQDMNMDERVALAMGMRDSGTVLEWDSLGLDGPVVDKHSTGGVGDVVSLMLGPMVAACGGYVPMISGRGLGHTGGTLDKFDAIPGYNTSPDNALFRKVVKEVGVAIIGQTGDLAPADKRFYSIRDVTATVESIPLITASILSKKLAAGLDALVMDVKAGSGAFMPDYEGSKALAQSIVAVANGAECRTTALITNMDQVLASSAGNAVEVREAVEYLNGTYRNLRLHDVTMALCTEMLLLGGLAADEVEAKAKLQAVLDSGKAAEVFARMVTALGSPADFMQKYDGYLEKAEIIRPVYAVKEGVVASMDTRRIGLAVVAMGGGRRKPTDSIDYAVGFSDFISLGERADENRPLAMVHARTEAQYEESKARLLAAISIEAECQACEPMVFEKITLEDLS; from the coding sequence ATGTATTTACCGCAGGAGATCATCAGAAGAAAACGTGACGGCAAAGTACTGAGTGCCGAAGAGATCGCATTTTTTGTCAAGGGGATCGCCGATGAGAGTATCTCCGAAGGGCAGGTGGCAGCCTTTGCCATGGCGGTCTATTTTCAGGATATGAATATGGATGAACGTGTGGCACTGGCCATGGGAATGCGCGATTCGGGTACGGTACTGGAGTGGGACTCTCTCGGCCTGGACGGTCCTGTGGTGGACAAACACTCCACGGGCGGTGTAGGAGATGTGGTCTCCCTGATGCTCGGGCCGATGGTGGCAGCCTGCGGCGGATATGTACCGATGATCTCTGGCAGGGGACTGGGGCATACCGGCGGTACGCTTGACAAGTTCGATGCCATTCCAGGCTACAACACTTCGCCGGACAATGCATTGTTCAGAAAGGTGGTCAAAGAGGTTGGTGTGGCGATCATCGGCCAGACGGGCGATCTCGCCCCTGCGGACAAACGTTTCTACAGCATACGCGATGTGACGGCGACGGTGGAGTCCATACCGCTCATTACCGCTTCCATCCTCTCCAAGAAACTGGCTGCGGGACTCGATGCCCTGGTGATGGATGTCAAAGCGGGAAGCGGTGCATTCATGCCGGATTATGAAGGTTCCAAAGCACTTGCACAGAGTATCGTGGCCGTGGCCAACGGGGCAGAATGCAGAACGACAGCGCTGATCACCAATATGGACCAGGTGCTTGCCTCGAGTGCCGGAAACGCAGTCGAAGTACGTGAAGCAGTGGAGTATCTGAACGGGACCTACCGAAATCTGCGCCTGCATGATGTGACCATGGCGCTGTGTACGGAGATGCTGCTGCTTGGCGGACTTGCCGCAGACGAGGTTGAGGCAAAAGCAAAACTGCAGGCGGTACTGGATAGCGGCAAAGCTGCAGAGGTATTTGCCAGGATGGTCACAGCCCTGGGCAGCCCGGCGGATTTTATGCAGAAGTATGATGGTTACCTTGAGAAAGCGGAGATCATCAGGCCGGTCTATGCTGTCAAAGAGGGGGTCGTTGCTTCCATGGATACACGCCGGATCGGGCTGGCCGTCGTGGCCATGGGTGGAGGGAGACGGAAACCTACGGACAGCATCGACTATGCCGTCGGATTCTCAGACTTCATTTCTTTGGGAGAGAGAGCGGATGAGAACAGGCCGCTTGCCATGGTGCATGCACGTACCGAAGCACAGTATGAAGAGTCAAAGGCACGATTGCTTGCAGCAATAAGCATCGAAGCAGAATGCCAGGCTTGCGAACCGATGGTCTTCGAAAAGATCACTCTGGAGGATCTGTCGTGA
- the cdd gene encoding cytidine deaminase: protein MNLFSELNNLLENAYAPYSGFHVASIVVTEEGKHYKGVNVESVAYPTTICAERNAIFSAVTEGIRPGEIKEVHILARNEEGSFIPAFPCGACRQVIAEQSLGKAKVYVYASASEVSEHTIETLLPHAFISLT, encoded by the coding sequence ATGAATCTTTTTTCCGAATTGAACAATCTGCTTGAGAATGCCTATGCCCCGTATTCAGGATTCCATGTGGCGTCCATTGTTGTTACAGAAGAGGGGAAGCACTACAAGGGTGTCAATGTGGAGTCCGTAGCTTATCCTACGACTATCTGTGCCGAAAGAAATGCCATTTTTTCAGCGGTCACAGAGGGGATCAGGCCCGGGGAGATCAAAGAGGTACACATTCTTGCAAGAAATGAAGAGGGCAGCTTCATTCCCGCTTTTCCCTGCGGTGCCTGCCGCCAGGTGATTGCCGAGCAGTCTCTCGGGAAAGCAAAGGTCTATGTCTATGCTTCCGCTTCGGAAGTTTCGGAACACACCATCGAGACACTCCTTCCGCATGCATTCATATCGTTGACATAG
- the amrS gene encoding AmmeMemoRadiSam system radical SAM enzyme, producing the protein MTYHENMKYYKILKEKERIVCLLCQHYCQLKEGQVGICGVNKNENGELKNLVYGHPVALNVDPVEKKPLYHLLPGTKALSFGTVGCNFKCPFCQNWDISQETHINKQIEVSPERMVDLAFEHGAASIAYTYNEPTIFYPYAKDIGVIARERGLKNIFVSNGFESKEIVEDMPSWLDAANIDLKSWDDAYYKKVLKGGLEGVKDTLRRMVGEGIWVEVTTLIIPGENDSDEDLRGMAEFIANELGRHVPWHLSAFHPDYKMLDKERTKLDTLMRAKKIGQEAGLEYIYLGNVPVHGDTHCPDCGELLIDRTGYSVTVNKLVDGHCPKCNREIEGVWS; encoded by the coding sequence ATGACATATCATGAGAATATGAAATATTATAAAATATTAAAAGAGAAAGAACGCATAGTCTGTCTGCTCTGCCAGCACTACTGCCAGCTCAAAGAGGGGCAGGTGGGGATCTGCGGGGTCAACAAGAATGAAAATGGAGAACTGAAGAACCTTGTCTACGGCCATCCGGTGGCACTCAATGTCGACCCGGTCGAAAAGAAGCCGCTTTACCACCTGCTGCCGGGGACCAAAGCGCTTTCCTTCGGAACGGTAGGGTGTAACTTCAAGTGTCCTTTCTGCCAGAACTGGGATATTTCCCAGGAGACGCATATCAACAAACAGATAGAAGTGAGTCCTGAGCGTATGGTAGACCTTGCCTTTGAACACGGGGCTGCTTCCATTGCCTATACCTACAATGAACCCACCATCTTCTACCCCTATGCCAAAGATATCGGTGTGATTGCCAGAGAAAGAGGGCTGAAGAACATCTTCGTAAGCAACGGGTTCGAGTCCAAAGAGATCGTCGAAGATATGCCGAGCTGGCTCGATGCAGCCAATATCGACCTGAAGAGCTGGGATGATGCCTACTACAAAAAGGTCCTCAAAGGCGGGCTTGAAGGGGTGAAGGACACACTCAGAAGAATGGTTGGTGAGGGTATCTGGGTCGAAGTGACCACGCTGATCATTCCCGGAGAGAATGACAGTGACGAAGACTTGAGAGGGATGGCGGAATTCATTGCCAATGAGCTTGGCAGACATGTACCGTGGCATCTGAGTGCCTTCCATCCCGACTACAAGATGCTTGACAAAGAGCGTACGAAGCTCGATACACTGATGCGCGCCAAGAAGATCGGTCAGGAAGCCGGGCTGGAATACATCTATCTTGGAAATGTACCGGTCCACGGCGATACACACTGTCCGGACTGCGGCGAACTGCTGATAGATAGAACGGGGTATTCGGTGACGGTCAACAAGCTGGTGGACGGGCACTGTCCGAAATGTAACAGAGAAATTGAAGGAGTATGGTCATGA
- the amrB gene encoding AmmeMemoRadiSam system protein B, translated as MSTRETAVAGQFYPSDASEIKAMFEHYNRIIEEHLQNEELLHMRPRAVIVPHAGYVYSAFTANIAMRLLGNTEAKRVVVIGPSHRVFLKGTSISDYDSYNTPLGALPVDRELVHELKSRFGLQFIPDAHHEHSTEVQMPFVKTYDTDASVVELVYGEEDPARLAEVIDYLLDDPATVVVISTDLSHYYDIKKAERLDSICMDAVQKLDVHELHQGCEACGKIGVEAMLLTAQKRGLKPILLDYRTSADASGDTAQVVGYMSAAFLGE; from the coding sequence ATGAGTACAAGAGAAACAGCGGTAGCCGGACAGTTCTATCCGTCCGATGCCAGTGAGATCAAAGCGATGTTCGAACACTATAACAGGATCATCGAGGAGCATCTTCAGAATGAAGAGCTGCTGCATATGAGACCACGAGCGGTCATCGTACCGCATGCCGGATATGTCTATTCGGCATTCACGGCCAATATCGCCATGCGGCTTCTGGGGAATACAGAGGCCAAAAGGGTCGTGGTGATCGGCCCGAGCCATCGTGTCTTTCTGAAAGGAACGAGTATTTCAGATTATGACAGTTACAATACGCCTCTGGGGGCACTGCCTGTCGACAGGGAACTGGTGCATGAACTCAAAAGCCGCTTCGGCCTGCAGTTCATCCCCGATGCCCACCATGAACACAGTACGGAAGTACAGATGCCCTTCGTCAAGACCTATGACACGGATGCATCGGTCGTTGAACTGGTATATGGAGAAGAGGATCCAGCCAGACTGGCCGAGGTGATCGACTATCTGCTGGACGATCCAGCTACGGTGGTGGTCATCTCTACCGACCTGAGCCATTACTATGACATCAAAAAGGCAGAACGGCTTGACAGTATCTGCATGGATGCGGTGCAGAAACTCGATGTGCATGAGCTGCATCAGGGATGCGAGGCGTGTGGGAAGATCGGAGTAGAGGCAATGCTCCTGACTGCCCAGAAGCGTGGATTGAAGCCGATCCTTCTGGATTACAGGACAAGTGCGGATGCCAGCGGTGACACGGCACAGGTCGTAGGCTATATGAGCGCAGCCTTTTTGGGAGAATAA